The following are from one region of the Oncorhynchus nerka isolate Pitt River linkage group LG8, Oner_Uvic_2.0, whole genome shotgun sequence genome:
- the LOC115133279 gene encoding ankyrin repeat domain-containing protein 46: MSYVFINDSSQTSVPLLQACIDGDLPFAKRLLETGCDPNIRDNRGRTGLHLAAARGNVDICWFLHKFGADLLATDYQGNTALHLCGHVDTIQFLVSNGLKIDICNHNGSTPLVLAKRRGVNKDAIRLLEGLEEQEVKGFNRGAHSKLETMQMAESESAMESHSLLNPNLQNSEGVLSSFRTTWQEFVEDLGFWRVLLLLVVIALLSLGIAYYVSGVLPFSASQLELVH; this comes from the exons GCCTGCATTGACGGGGACCTGCCTTTCGCCAAGCGGCTACTGGAGACGGGCTGTGACCCAAACATACGGGACAACCGGGGTCGTACGGGCCTGCACCTAGCGGCTGCCAGGGGGAACGTGGACATCTGTTGGTTCCTCCATAAGTTTGGGGCAGACCTCCTGGCTACAGACTACCAGGGTAATACAGCCCTGCACCTCTGTGGACATGTGGATACCATCCAGTTCCTGGTGTCCAACGGCCTCAAGATAGACATCTG TAACCACAACGGGTCGACTCCCCTTGTACTGGCCAAGAGGCGTGGGGTGAACAAGGACGCTATCCGTCTGCTGGAGGGCCTGGAGGAGCAGGAAGTTAAAGGATTCAACAGAGGAGCCCACTCCAAACTGGAGACCATGCAGATGGCTGAGAGCGAGAG TGCAATGGAGAGCCACTCCCTGCTCAACCCCAACCTCCAGAACAGTGAGGGGGTACTGTCCAGTTTCAGGACCACCTGGCAGGAGTTTGTAGAGGACCTGGGCTTCTGGAGG GTGCTGCTACTACTGGTGGTTATCGCCCTGCTCTCCCTGGGCATCGCTTACTACGTCAGCGGGGTGCTGCCCTTCTCCGCCAGCCAACTGGAGCTGGTAcactga